The Coffea arabica cultivar ET-39 chromosome 8e, Coffea Arabica ET-39 HiFi, whole genome shotgun sequence genome window below encodes:
- the LOC140012763 gene encoding uncharacterized protein yields MVRGISIPSRVSSLHQTFKGGVSQILRRRFQGVALQFTKDIPSWEEYVKAIAARFVNVLYDDPMGDLKRLKQNESVFECQERFEELLNRMDLSEEYAISCFLSTLRDDIQMAVRIFMPRTLQHAVGLAKLEESKIMGAGRKFQKIGQFQGSISRPSIHGSKPWSRLRS; encoded by the exons atggttagag GAATCTCAATCCCATCAAGGGTATCAAGCCTCCACCAGACTTTCAAGGGTGGAGTTTCTCAGATTCTCAGGAGAAGATTTCAAGGGGTGGCTCTACAG TTCACCAAAGATATACCCTCATGGGAAGAATATGTGAAGGCAATTGCAGCTCGATTTGTTAATGTCCTGTATGATGATCCTATGGGAGATTTGAAGAGACTGAAGCAGAATGAAAGTGTGTTTGAGTGCCAAGAACGATTTGAGGAGTTACTCAACAGGATGGACTTATCTGAGGAATATGCAATAAGCTGTTTCTTAAGTACTTTAAGGGATGATATTCAGATGGCGGTTAGAATCTTCATGCCTAGAACCCTGCAACATGCAGTTGGTTTAGCCAAATTGGAGGAATCCAAGATAATGGGTGCTGGAAGGAAGTTTCAAAAAATCGGCCAATTTCAAGGGTCTATTTCAAGGCCTTCCATACATGGTTCAAAGCCATGGTCGCGATTGCGGTCATGA